The DNA segment CAAGGCATTACTTGCCATCGAAAATTTCGAAAATGGCATGAACTGTGCACAATCGGTAATTTCTGTTTTTGCAAACGACCATGGCCTCGATCTATCTGTAGCCTTAAAGTTAACCTCAACCCTAGGCGGGGGAATAGGGCGCAAACAAGAAATTTGTGGCGCAATCAATGCAGGAGTGTTAGGATTAATGTATGGAAACCAATCACCCAACGACAAAGAATCAAAAGAGCAAACTAGCGTCTTAGCCCAACAATTTCTCACCAAAATGGAAAAAGAATTTGGAGGGCTAACCTGTCGACATGTGCTTGGAGCTTCGCTCGAAACGCCATACGACAGGGAAAAAGTAGGAGAACAAAACCTCACAAAAATTCGATGCAATCCTTGCATAGCGAGAGTAGTTTCGATACTAGGGCAACTGGAGGAGAGCAAAACCAGTAGCATTAGACAAAACAAGTGAAATACAACACCGACAGCATGTCATTACTTAAATACATTTGTTACTACAAAGGACACTCTATCTCTGAATTTACAGAAAAGCACTAACAATCCTTAAACCCAATACTATGAGAAAAAAACTGACTCTTCTGATCGCGGCGATACTGCTATCGCTCGTCGGATTTTCGCAAGAAAAACCGAAAACAGAAGTTTTGCTCCTAATCGACATTCAAGATTTTTACTTTCCTGGAGGAAAAAGTGCATTAGTTCAGCCGATTCCAGCTGCAAAAAACGCTGAACTAATCCTAGAAAAGTTCAGAAAAGCAAACAAACCCGTAATCCATATCAAGCACAAGGTTGAATCTGGAGGTAACATATACTACCTAGTAAAACCTGTTGAAGACGAAAGGGTAATAACGAAAACAGATGTTAGCAGCTTTAAGGGAACCGATCTTGAACGGTTGCTTATTGAACTAAATGCTGGAAAGATTGTAATTTGCGGCATGCAAACCCATATGTGTGTGGAGGCGGCAGTAAGAACGGCGGCAGATAAAGGGTATGAAGTATTTCTGGTTGAAGATGCATGTGCAACAAAGGATCTCGTCTATAATGGAATAAAAATTAAAGCGAAGCAGGTCCAAGCATCCACCCTCGCCACACTTAAAAACTATGCTACGATAGTTACAACAAAGAAATATCTAGATCAGAAATAAAACTATCTAAAACATAAAACCCCGAATTCTTTCGAATCCGGGGTTTTATGTTTTCAGTTCTTACTTCTTCCGTTTAAAATAGCCGTTCAAAGGTTTCCCAGGCTTCCGAATCAGCTCCAACAAAGCACCTGTAGGACAAAAATAGTTGCACCACGGTTTAGGAACAAATATCGAAACTAGAAGGAAAAATATTGCCAACACAAGCACCACCGCCGAAGCCGTTTGATAAGTAAACGCGCTGAATGGCTCAACATTGGTAAGATCAACTGAAATTCCAAGTAATAACACTAAGGCTATAGTTCCTAGGAATATTATAGGAATCCACCTTAATATTTTTGATACCTTCTGATTGATAGCAATCTTCG comes from the Williamwhitmania taraxaci genome and includes:
- a CDS encoding C-GCAxxG-C-C family protein codes for the protein MNNPKALLAIENFENGMNCAQSVISVFANDHGLDLSVALKLTSTLGGGIGRKQEICGAINAGVLGLMYGNQSPNDKESKEQTSVLAQQFLTKMEKEFGGLTCRHVLGASLETPYDREKVGEQNLTKIRCNPCIARVVSILGQLEESKTSSIRQNK
- a CDS encoding cysteine hydrolase family protein — protein: MRKKLTLLIAAILLSLVGFSQEKPKTEVLLLIDIQDFYFPGGKSALVQPIPAAKNAELILEKFRKANKPVIHIKHKVESGGNIYYLVKPVEDERVITKTDVSSFKGTDLERLLIELNAGKIVICGMQTHMCVEAAVRTAADKGYEVFLVEDACATKDLVYNGIKIKAKQVQASTLATLKNYATIVTTKKYLDQK